TACTATTTCTTATGTGCAGTTATTTGTTGTTGGCCACTGAATTCGATTTGTATGAGTTTACAGAGTATCTTTCGAATTTAAAGATTTGGGGATTGATTTGCGGATATGCATTAGTGACGACTCTGCTAATCGATTTGATTAGGTATAGATGGATAGCGTTCACTGTCCAAACTGGTGTGCTTCTACACTGTTTAGCAGGTTTCATTGTGTTTTTTCCTTTTATGGGAATTAGTTTTTTTTCTGTGATCGCTGGAGCCGTTGGTTCATTATGTGCGTTTATTTATGCCTTTAGCAGTTATCTCTTTCAAAGGAAAAAGAAGTTTTTATGGGTTATTCTTTTGGTTTTCCCGCTATTGTTAAGTGTTAGGTTGTATGATTTTACTAGTAAGAAGGGCTGGACGGTAGAAGAAACTAATTCATCATTCTCCGCAGAGTTTGAGCATTTTAATGGTAAACATGAGATTCTGCTATCTTTAAAAAAGGGGGAGAAGGTAACGAGTTATCTCTCCTTTACTCAAATAGATGAAGGCGGGTATGGGTATCATATTTTAGATCATAACGAAGAGTATGTAGGGATAAAAGAGTTAGAGGAATCTGAGGAAGAAGGTACACAAGCAATTGAATTTAATGCGGCCCAACCAGGTGTATACAAAATCATCGTAACTGGGGATGAATTGAAAGGAAAAATTGATGTAAATTGGGAAATAGATTAATAGTATTTCCTGTATCTAAATAAAAAGCGCAAGTCCTTTTATATAAAGGGTTTGCGTTTTTGGCGTGTAAGAGGGCATTAGATCAACCAATAGGCTGATTTACATAGGTTATTGTTAAAAAATAGTGAAAATAATTTCCAAAATAGAATAAATAAAGAAAATTATTTACATAAATTATATTACATGCTAAGATTACTGAAAATTAGGTGATTTAGACACCGGTTAATTGGAGGGAATAAATTGATAGAAAAATTCAAAGGTATTTTTCCAGCATTTTATGCTTGCTACGATGATGAAGGTGAAGTTTCTGAAGAGAGAACAAAGAGTCTATGTGAGCACTTATATCAAAAAGGAGTCAAAGGTCTTTATGTTGGTGGAAGTTCTGGAGAGTGTATTTATCAAAATCTTACAGAACGAAAGGCTACGTTGAAATATGTTGCAGATGCCCTTAAAGGAAAGCTTACTTTAATTGCTCATGTTGGTGCACCATCTACGAGAGAGAGTATCATTTTAGCAAAATATGCAGAAGAGTTGGGATATGATTCTCTATCAGCCATTCCTCCCATTTATTTTCAACTTCCAGAGAGTTCTATTTATAAGTACTGGTCAGACATCATTGATTCAACGGAGCTGCCATTCATCATTTACAACATTCCGCAAACAACAGGATATGCACTTTCTATCAAGCTATTTAATCAATTAATTCAGAATCCAAAAGTGATTGGTGTCAAGAATTCCTCAATGCCGGTTATGGATATTGAACGATTTAAAAAGGCAGGAGAAAATAAGATTCTAGTCTTTAATGGACCAGATGAACAATACGTAGCAGGACGATTAATCGGAGCCGATAGTGGAATTGGCGGTACATATGGAGCGATGCCTGAACTTTTTCTGAAAGCTGAAGAGTTTGTCACTAACGGTAACTTTGATCAAGCACGAAACATTCAAACAGATATTAATGACATTATTATTGCGCTGTGTTCGCTTAACGGTTCTATGTATGCTGCAATTAAGGAAGTTTTGAAATTAAAAGGAATCAATATTGGAAGTGTAAGGGGACCGCTGGAGCCAATTTATGGCGATGACTTTACAAAAGCAGAGGAAATCAGCGTTTTAATTGATCAAACAATTGCTAAATACAGCTAACGCTTTCTACTACCTAACGTAAGACTCCTTAGAATAGACTACGGATTGTTTTCCAACAAATTCATGATTAAACACTTTATCTAGGAGGATTAGTATATGAAAAAACAATTTCGCGTGTTAATGACAGCATGTATACTGCTGATTTCTGTTGCATTGGCTGGTTGTTCGGACGATTCAACTGAAAAAAGTTCTGGTAAAGGAACGGTTGAAATTACAGCTTGGTTAACTCCTCAATGGAAAGGTGTTATTGATAGTTCGGAAGAAGGAGCCGATTATGACAGCTTTTTTAAACAAGCGGCAGAAGACTTTAGTGCTCAGTACAAAGATTATGATGTGAAAGTAAATACCCAGGTAATTGCTGGAGATCAACGGGATGAACTTCTGAATGTTAATTTAAATGGCGGCACTCCTCCTAATGTCTTTTTTGAAAGCGTATTCGCTATGGGTGATTATGCTCATAGAGGGGCTCTTGAACCATTGGACGATCTAGTAGATGATGCCTCAAAAGAAGATATTCCAGAGAGTATTTGGGAAAACGTGAAGTTTGGAGAAAACATCTATTTTTATCCTTTCTCACAAAACCCAGGTACCTTAGCTTACAACGCAGATATGTTTAAGGCTGCAGGCCTTGACGAGTTTATTGGTGATGAAAATGAAATTAAAACATGGACGTTAGCAGAATATGAAACCATTCTTAGAAAAATCAAAGCGGATTTGCCGAAGAAGACGTATTCTAATGCGTATCCTATGGGGCTATTTGCCTTAAATAATCAAGCTGATACGTGGAATCTATCGTATCTTAGAATGTTTGGGAATCCTTTCTTCGATGAAAAAGGAAAAATCGTGGTTAATGATCAAGCAGGAGCTAAAGCAACAACTTGGCTAAAAGAAATATACGATGAGGGGTTAACTAACCCAGGCGCTGAGTCAGTTTCTTCAAATGATACAAACGCTATGTTCCAAAACCAACAGCTTGCTATAAACTTTACTAATTCTGTATTGTATTCAAATGCAAAGACGGATATGGAAAGTGGAAAATCACCTAAGTTCGATATGAGACTTGCTAATATCCCATCAGAAAGCGGCGATCCATTAACATTTACTTATGTTACCGGTGCATCTGTCTTTAAATCAGATGATGAAATTAAAACGAAAGTCGCTAAAGACTTTGTGAAATTTTTCTCTACAGATAAAGAACTAGTTAAAGCATCTAAAAACGCTGTGCCGGTTAGAACATCTGTTGTGGAAGAATTTAAGTCAAAACATCCTTTATTTGAGGCCTATGAAGCGAATGCACAATACGTCTTTAATTTCACGGGAAATGTAGCTGGATACAATCAAGTTAGACAAGTGTTATATCCAGAACTTCAAGCTCTTTATACAGGTGAAAAGAAGCCTGCAGACGTATTAAAGGATTATCAAAAGAACGGGAATAAAATAATTGAAGATGCTACAGCAGATTCAATTATCAAGTAATTTCCTTTATGAAATTCATTGTGTAAGCACATAGAAAGGAAAGTTGCTAATGAAAACGGATAGGGTTAGAGAAAATATAACCGGTTATCTCTTTATATTGCCACAGCTTTTACTCTTTTTAGTATTTATCGTTTATCCCGTGTTTGAAGGAATAAGATTGAGTTTATTTAAGATTAGTTATACAGGAGAAACGTTTATAGGATTCACAAACTATATGACATTAATTAAAGATCCTGTATTTGTGAAGTCAACAATGAACACCGTGATCTTTGTTATCTTTATTGTGGCATTAACAGTATTTTTTGCCCTTTTCGTTGCGTCAGCAATTTTTGATAAAAACGCAAAGTATGTTTCGCTGATCAGGGGAAGTTATTATATACCTGTCATGGTCTCAATGGTTGTTATGACAATGGTATGGAGTTTCTTATTAAATCCTAGTAATGGACTTATTCCGCATTTAGCTAGAGAAATGGACATGTCCTCTATCAATTTACTAGGAAACAAAAATACCGTTTTACCGGTCATCATTTTTATAACGTTTGCCATTAATGTAGGACAGGCAATTATTCTTTATATTGCCTCCATGATCGGAGTTCCTAAAGATTTATTTGAGGCAGCTGAAATGGATGGAGCGAGCAGAACGACGGTAATTTTTAAAATACTTGTTCCGCTGGTCAAACCAACCACAACCTATATCATCATTATGAATATCATCGCTGTCTTAAAAATATTTGTTGTTATCCAGTTATTAACTGGCGGCGGACCCAATAATTCATCGAGTACGATGATGTACTACTTGTATAATAATGCGTTTAAATATAATCAGTTAGGCATCGCTTCAGCTGTTGGTGTAATTATGTTCTTAATTACAATCATATTGTCTATTCCTCAGTTAAGAGCCATGTTTAAAAATTAGGGGGGAGATTATCTTGAAAAACAAGAATAAGAAAAAGCTAGAATTGAGTGATATCTTATCCAACGTCATTGTAATCTTCTTTGCATTGTTAAGCCTGTTCCCTATCTATTGGCTATTTACTAGTTCCTTGAAGAATAGCTCAGATGTTGTGAAAATGCCGCCTGATTGGTTCCCAGCGAGCATCAACGTTTCTAACTATGTGGATGTCTTTTCGAATCAACCAGCATTTAAATGGACTTTAAACAGTTTAATTGTCGCAACGGTTTCAACAGTGGGGCTGGTGATCGTTAGTTCCCTCGCTGCTTATGCCTTTTCGAAACTGAATTTTAAATTTAAAAATATTATCTTCGTTATCTTTATCTCAAGTTTAATGGTACCTAAAGAGGTATTAATCGTGCCGTTATTTAGATTGATTCAAGATTTAGGAATGGTCAATACGCTCAGCGG
The Peribacillus sp. FSL H8-0477 genome window above contains:
- a CDS encoding dihydrodipicolinate synthase family protein, yielding MIEKFKGIFPAFYACYDDEGEVSEERTKSLCEHLYQKGVKGLYVGGSSGECIYQNLTERKATLKYVADALKGKLTLIAHVGAPSTRESIILAKYAEELGYDSLSAIPPIYFQLPESSIYKYWSDIIDSTELPFIIYNIPQTTGYALSIKLFNQLIQNPKVIGVKNSSMPVMDIERFKKAGENKILVFNGPDEQYVAGRLIGADSGIGGTYGAMPELFLKAEEFVTNGNFDQARNIQTDINDIIIALCSLNGSMYAAIKEVLKLKGINIGSVRGPLEPIYGDDFTKAEEISVLIDQTIAKYS
- a CDS encoding carbohydrate ABC transporter permease, which codes for MKTDRVRENITGYLFILPQLLLFLVFIVYPVFEGIRLSLFKISYTGETFIGFTNYMTLIKDPVFVKSTMNTVIFVIFIVALTVFFALFVASAIFDKNAKYVSLIRGSYYIPVMVSMVVMTMVWSFLLNPSNGLIPHLAREMDMSSINLLGNKNTVLPVIIFITFAINVGQAIILYIASMIGVPKDLFEAAEMDGASRTTVIFKILVPLVKPTTTYIIIMNIIAVLKIFVVIQLLTGGGPNNSSSTMMYYLYNNAFKYNQLGIASAVGVIMFLITIILSIPQLRAMFKN
- a CDS encoding carbohydrate ABC transporter permease, with translation MKNKNKKKLELSDILSNVIVIFFALLSLFPIYWLFTSSLKNSSDVVKMPPDWFPASINVSNYVDVFSNQPAFKWTLNSLIVATVSTVGLVIVSSLAAYAFSKLNFKFKNIIFVIFISSLMVPKEVLIVPLFRLIQDLGMVNTLSGMIYPNVATAFGVFMLKGFFDTIPDTLREAAKMDGATEWTVFYKVMLPLVKPGIGALFILNFVQVWNDYLWQLVVGQEVNSKTLMVGIATLMQDLNPNFAYKMAGATIAAVPMILIFIFFQRYFTRGISIGGVKE
- a CDS encoding ABC transporter substrate-binding protein, whose product is MKKQFRVLMTACILLISVALAGCSDDSTEKSSGKGTVEITAWLTPQWKGVIDSSEEGADYDSFFKQAAEDFSAQYKDYDVKVNTQVIAGDQRDELLNVNLNGGTPPNVFFESVFAMGDYAHRGALEPLDDLVDDASKEDIPESIWENVKFGENIYFYPFSQNPGTLAYNADMFKAAGLDEFIGDENEIKTWTLAEYETILRKIKADLPKKTYSNAYPMGLFALNNQADTWNLSYLRMFGNPFFDEKGKIVVNDQAGAKATTWLKEIYDEGLTNPGAESVSSNDTNAMFQNQQLAINFTNSVLYSNAKTDMESGKSPKFDMRLANIPSESGDPLTFTYVTGASVFKSDDEIKTKVAKDFVKFFSTDKELVKASKNAVPVRTSVVEEFKSKHPLFEAYEANAQYVFNFTGNVAGYNQVRQVLYPELQALYTGEKKPADVLKDYQKNGNKIIEDATADSIIK